Below is a genomic region from Xiphophorus couchianus chromosome 9, X_couchianus-1.0, whole genome shotgun sequence.
CCATGGATGCAGCCTTTATCCCAAACAGAGCAGtggagaaaaggtttttgttctgCCTCAAAGGTAGAAAGGAGGTCCTGTCCCAGTGGAAGTAGATCAGAACCTGGTCTGGCTCTGTAGATagttccttcttcttttttttcttcatagttTCTTCTTTCCAGGGAATTAGGGTGTGGCTAACTTCGAAAGAAGCAGTTTCACAATAAAGGTTGAGTTTGGAGCAGTTTGGTGAAATAGACAGCTATTCTCTGAATATCCTTGCAAAGTGGGTGTCCCTGTATGCAGTACGGCGCTACGGTGGCATGAATGATAACCTGACAGCTGCATGGAAGCTCCTATTCACCAGTGTTCTGCTTCATCTTTCCTTCACCAAGTGACACAAAGCAGGCCTATCACAGTTGGCTTCCATGTTTCTGTCTGATCTTGTGTAATTGGCCTGTGTGTCCAGGTTGTACCCGAAAGCCAATGTTACCAGGTTGGGACCGTGGGCACATTTCAACTGCAGCTTCTCATGCTCCTACATCCTGGATCCAAGGGACCCGCTTTTTCTCCAGATTGGCACCCTCTATCTGTCTGAGGTGGTAAAGCAGTTTGGCACAGACCATATCTACAACACTGACACCTTCAATGAGATGACCCCACCTTCTTCTGACCCCACCTACCTATCTGCAGTCAGCCGCTCTGTCTTTGCCTCAATGACTGCCGGTGAGTGTCTCGGTGTCTGAAACTGTGTTCTTGTATCAAGTTTTGAATCTGACTTTGCTCCACAGAGGCACCGtcaaacttttacaaaagtTGTCCTTGTTTTGACTCCCCTCCAAATGTCTTTCCCTCCAGTTGATCCTAATGCGATCTGGTTGATGCAAGGCTGGTTGTTCTTCAGCGATCAGGCGTTCTGGAAGCCGCCACAGATCCAGGCTCTACTCCACGGAGTTCCCCTGGGAAGAATGATTGTGCTGGATCTGTTTGCAGAGGCCGATCCAGTTTTCACATACACAGAGTCTTTCTATGGACAGCCCTTCATCTGGTGTATGCTGAACAACTTTGGGGGCAACAATGGATTTTTTGGCACTATTGAAAGCATCAACTCAGGGCCTTTTAAAGCCCTAAACTTCCCAAACTCCACTCTGGTAGGAATAGGCATGACACCTGAGGGTATTGAGCAGAATCCTGTTATCTATGAGTTAATGAGTGAACTGGCATGGCGCAAAGAGCCAGTCAATCTTGCAAAGTGGGTGTCCCTGTATGCAGTACGGCGCTACGGTGGCATGAATGATAACCTGACAGCTGCATGGAAGCTCCTATTCACCAGTGTGTATAACTGCACCGTAGCGGGGTATGTCAATCACAATCACAGCCCTCTCGTACGCAGGCCCTCTTTTCGGATGAGAACAGACTTGTGGTATGATCCTGCTGACCTGTTTGAAGCCTGGAGACTCTTCATGGAAGCGGCTCCTTCTTTTATGACCAAAGAGACCTTCCAGTACGATCTAGTCGATGTGACCCGGCAGGTCCTGCAAGTTCTGACATCGTCTTTTTACCAGGATATCGCAGACGCCTTCGCCAATAAAAAAATGCCAGAGCTGCTGACTGTGGGTGGTGTGCTGGTGTATGACCTCCTGCCTGAACTCAACCGACTGTTAAGTAGCAACCAGAACTTCCTGTTAGGGACGTGGCTGGAGCGAGCCCAATCCAAGGCCCTGAACGAGAGAGAGGCACAGCTTTACGACATGAACGCCAGAAACCAAGTCACTCTGTGGGGTCCCAGCGGCGAGATCCTGGACTATGCTAACAAACAGTGGGGGGGTCTTATCGAAGACTACTACGCTCAGCGGTGGGGGTTGTTTGTCCAAATGCTGGTGGAGTGTCTGGACCGTGGACTTCCATACAAGCAGGATACCTTCAACCAGGCAGTTTTCCAGGTTGAACAGGGATTCATTTACAATGGTAGGAAGTACCCAACCAAACCTCAGGGAGACACTTATGAGATCGCCCACAGAATTTTCCTCAAGTACTACCCTCAAGCCATGAAGAGACTACAACAAATGgacaaatggaagaaaacttTCCCATCTCCCCCATCCCATGACTGTCCCAGTGCATCAGCAAATAGATACTGTAGAGATATatactgaaataatctgttggTATGATTTATTGAAATGAGCAGCTGATTGGTGTGTGTGGTTTTATTGGGAATAACTGTTAATTTACTGatcacttttacaaaaatacttttttaaaaaggagcaTATTAAGGCTGCAGTATGTAATGTTtataaagaaaaaggttttttagCATATTTCGTAATCCTTACCGCAGTCTTGGCACAACGCTCAGGAGGAGCGCGGCAAATATCACGGTCAGACAGCAAGAAGGGTGGCccatcagaccgtcagttccccaaatcacacaaaaaagacTTGTAAAAGTGGCTCAGTGCTGGTGGGGGCTAGTGGGAGATGATGACCCCATCTCTTATGATGACTGTTTAAGCAGGAAgcttaaactgttttatttctgatctCAGTGAGTATCTCAATTTGGTCACATGATTTTCGAACTGTTAAATTTAGCAATGGGCTATGCAAATTGTGTG
It encodes:
- the naglu gene encoding alpha-N-acetylglucosaminidase isoform X2, yielding MSPTKSGEVAVVFFCLFLIVNCKFPTLDHIQPKVSDEEQARAVSGLLRRLLGNRSTEFIVSVNRSLSNDSLDVCELRSAKNNKIVATGSTGVALASGIYNYLKYFCNCHVSWSGNQLAVPSPLPQLNDVLRINTPHRFRYYQNVCTVSYSFVWWDWPRWEKEIDWMALNGINLPLAFTGQEALWQEVYRALGLNESELEEFFSGPAFLAWNRMANMDKFGGPLPQSWHVNQLYLQFKILERMRAFGMIPVLPAFSGNVPRGILRLYPKANVTRLGPWAHFNCSFSCSYILDPRDPLFLQIGTLYLSEVVKQFGTDHIYNTDTFNEMTPPSSDPTYLSAVSRSVFASMTAVDPNAIWLMQGWLFFSDQAFWKPPQIQALLHGVPLGRMIVLDLFAEADPVFTYTESFYGQPFIWCMLNNFGGNNGFFGTIESINSGPFKALNFPNSTLVGIGMTPEGIEQNPVIYELMSELAWRKEPVNLAKWVSLYAVRRYGGMNDNLTAAWKLLFTSVYNCTVAGYVNHNHSPLVRRPSFRMRTDLWYDPADLFEAWRLFMEAAPSFMTKETFQYDLVDVTRQVLQVLTSSFYQDIADAFANKKMPELLTVGGVLVYDLLPELNRLLSSNQNFLLGTWLERAQSKALNEREAQLYDMNARNQVTLWGPSGEILDYANKQWGGLIEDYYAQRWGLFVQMLVECLDRGLPYKQDTFNQAVFQVEQGFIYNGRKYPTKPQGDTYEIAHRIFLKYYPQAMKRLQQMDKWKKTFPSPPSHDCPSASANRYCRDIY
- the naglu gene encoding alpha-N-acetylglucosaminidase isoform X1, coding for MSSTKALYVALIVVCFFLTVSCKFSTLDHIKPKASDKEQARAVSGLLRRLLGNRSTEFIVSVNRSLSNDSLDVCELRSAKNNKIVATGSTGVALASGIYNYLKYFCNCHVSWSGNQLAVPSPLPQLTGVLRINTPHRFRYYQNVCTVSYSFVWWDWPRWEKEIDWMALNGINLPLAFTGQEALWQEVYRALGLNESELEEFFSGPAFLAWNRMANMDKFGGPLPQSWHVNQLYLQFKILERMRAFGMIPVLPAFSGNVPRGILRLYPKANVTRLGPWAHFNCSFSCSYILDPRDPLFLQIGTLYLSEVVKQFGTDHIYNTDTFNEMTPPSSDPTYLSAVSRSVFASMTAVDPNAIWLMQGWLFFSDQAFWKPPQIQALLHGVPLGRMIVLDLFAEADPVFTYTESFYGQPFIWCMLNNFGGNNGFFGTIESINSGPFKALNFPNSTLVGIGMTPEGIEQNPVIYELMSELAWRKEPVNLAKWVSLYAVRRYGGMNDNLTAAWKLLFTSVYNCTVAGYVNHNHSPLVRRPSFRMRTDLWYDPADLFEAWRLFMEAAPSFMTKETFQYDLVDVTRQVLQVLTSSFYQDIADAFANKKMPELLTVGGVLVYDLLPELNRLLSSNQNFLLGTWLERAQSKALNEREAQLYDMNARNQVTLWGPSGEILDYANKQWGGLIEDYYAQRWGLFVQMLVECLDRGLPYKQDTFNQAVFQVEQGFIYNGRKYPTKPQGDTYEIAHRIFLKYYPQAMKRLQQMDKWKKTFPSPPSHDCPSASANRYCRDIY